A DNA window from Vigna unguiculata cultivar IT97K-499-35 chromosome 10, ASM411807v1, whole genome shotgun sequence contains the following coding sequences:
- the LOC114166225 gene encoding transcription factor bHLH57-like isoform X1 → MERLQGPLNSCFFGDPLGVNCLDQVLVDEETLRLEEEERFLISSLEDKMPFLQMLQSVESPQFFPFKEPNFQTLLRLQHIKKPWEEMTYVPRMEAQVQAALELESCVTHDMLEMQSPVKSESNELQHPLSCVEKVSYECNQEPQKVSQSCPKSQPAATRERRKRKRTRPSKNKEDVENQRMTHIAVERNRRRQMNDHLSVLRSLMPPSYIQRGDQASIIGGAIDFVKELEQLLQSLEAQKRMRKNEEGGGSSSSVLCKPPPTPSSSSPHGYGMRSSSSEEVNCGDEMKAENKSETADIKVTLIQTHVNLKIECQRKPGQLIKVIVALEDLRLTILHLNITSSETSVLYSLNLKIEEGCNLRSASDIAEAVHHIFNFINGS, encoded by the exons ATGGAGAGGCTCCAAGGACCCCTCAATTCCTGT TTCTTTGGAGACCCCTTGGGAGTGAATTGTTTGGACCAAGTTCTGGTTGACGAAGAAACCCTCAGACTAGAGGAGGAAGAACGGTTTCTGATATCAAGTTTAGAGGACAAGATGCCTTTCCTTCAGATGCTTCAGAGTGTGGAATCCCCACAGTTTTTCCCTTTCAAAGAGCCAAACTTTCAAACACTTCTGAGACTGCAGCACATTAAGAAACCGTGGGAGGAAATGACCTATGTTCCAAGAATGGAAGCTCAAGTTCAAGCAGCATTGGAGCTAGAGAGTTGCGTGACGCATGACATGTTGGAGATGCAGTCACCAGTGAAGTCAGAAAGCAATGAGCTCCAACACCCACTTTCGTGTGTTGAGAAAGTGAGCTATGAGTGCAACCAGGAACCACAGAAAGTATCACAATCATGCCCCAAATCTCAGCCAGCAGCCACAAGGGAAAGGCGAAAGAGAAAGAGGACAAGGCCAAGCAAGAACAAGGAAGATGTGGAGAACCAACGCATGACCCACATTGCTGTTGAACGCAACCGGCGGCGCCAAATGAATGATCATCTCAGTGTTCTAAGGTCCCTCATGCCTCCTTCCTATATTCAAAGG GGTGACCAAGCCTCAATAATTGGGGGTGCAATAGATTTTGTGAAGGAGTTGGAGCAGTTGCTTCAGTCCCTTGAGGCACAAAAAAGGATGAGAAAGAATGAAGAGGGAGGTGGTTCTTCTTCCAGTGTGTTGTGTAAGCCCCCTCCAACACCATCATCTTCATCACCACATGGCTATGGAATGAGGTCATCAAGCAGTGAGGAAGTGAACTGTGGGGATGAGATGAAGGCAGAAAACAAGTCAGAGACAGCAGACATAAAAGTGACCTTGATTCAAACCCATGTGAACCTGAAAATTGAGTGCCAAAGGAAACCAGGGCAATTGATAAAGGTCATTGTTGCTTTGGAGGACCTAAGGCTAACTATTCTGCACCTCAACATCACCTCCTCAGAGACTTCTGTCCTTTACTCCCTCAATCTCAAG ATTGAAGAAGGCTGTAACCTACGTTCAGCAAGTGACATTGCAGAAGCAGTTCATCATATATTCAACTTCATTAATGGTAGCTAG
- the LOC114166225 gene encoding transcription factor bHLH70-like isoform X2, with translation MPFLQMLQSVESPQFFPFKEPNFQTLLRLQHIKKPWEEMTYVPRMEAQVQAALELESCVTHDMLEMQSPVKSESNELQHPLSCVEKVSYECNQEPQKVSQSCPKSQPAATRERRKRKRTRPSKNKEDVENQRMTHIAVERNRRRQMNDHLSVLRSLMPPSYIQRGDQASIIGGAIDFVKELEQLLQSLEAQKRMRKNEEGGGSSSSVLCKPPPTPSSSSPHGYGMRSSSSEEVNCGDEMKAENKSETADIKVTLIQTHVNLKIECQRKPGQLIKVIVALEDLRLTILHLNITSSETSVLYSLNLKIEEGCNLRSASDIAEAVHHIFNFINGS, from the exons ATGCCTTTCCTTCAGATGCTTCAGAGTGTGGAATCCCCACAGTTTTTCCCTTTCAAAGAGCCAAACTTTCAAACACTTCTGAGACTGCAGCACATTAAGAAACCGTGGGAGGAAATGACCTATGTTCCAAGAATGGAAGCTCAAGTTCAAGCAGCATTGGAGCTAGAGAGTTGCGTGACGCATGACATGTTGGAGATGCAGTCACCAGTGAAGTCAGAAAGCAATGAGCTCCAACACCCACTTTCGTGTGTTGAGAAAGTGAGCTATGAGTGCAACCAGGAACCACAGAAAGTATCACAATCATGCCCCAAATCTCAGCCAGCAGCCACAAGGGAAAGGCGAAAGAGAAAGAGGACAAGGCCAAGCAAGAACAAGGAAGATGTGGAGAACCAACGCATGACCCACATTGCTGTTGAACGCAACCGGCGGCGCCAAATGAATGATCATCTCAGTGTTCTAAGGTCCCTCATGCCTCCTTCCTATATTCAAAGG GGTGACCAAGCCTCAATAATTGGGGGTGCAATAGATTTTGTGAAGGAGTTGGAGCAGTTGCTTCAGTCCCTTGAGGCACAAAAAAGGATGAGAAAGAATGAAGAGGGAGGTGGTTCTTCTTCCAGTGTGTTGTGTAAGCCCCCTCCAACACCATCATCTTCATCACCACATGGCTATGGAATGAGGTCATCAAGCAGTGAGGAAGTGAACTGTGGGGATGAGATGAAGGCAGAAAACAAGTCAGAGACAGCAGACATAAAAGTGACCTTGATTCAAACCCATGTGAACCTGAAAATTGAGTGCCAAAGGAAACCAGGGCAATTGATAAAGGTCATTGTTGCTTTGGAGGACCTAAGGCTAACTATTCTGCACCTCAACATCACCTCCTCAGAGACTTCTGTCCTTTACTCCCTCAATCTCAAG ATTGAAGAAGGCTGTAACCTACGTTCAGCAAGTGACATTGCAGAAGCAGTTCATCATATATTCAACTTCATTAATGGTAGCTAG